A region of Panicum virgatum strain AP13 chromosome 8N, P.virgatum_v5, whole genome shotgun sequence DNA encodes the following proteins:
- the LOC120684909 gene encoding uncharacterized protein LOC120684909, whose product MDAYCREIRKLEAKFYDLEYHHVPRDDNVAADVSSKLGSKRVLTRVLVPASVFVQAINSPTVKIEEEPPTKPDLVPALGQQVLTLDTEWRSPIIDFMKNNKSYPKGKEHEKLARRLCNYVVIGSELFRHSASSGTLCKCIAQDEGVRLLSEIHSGIYGNHAGASTLVGKAFRLGFYWPTALADARNLVRRCPRCQFFSKTQHISAQALRTIPPS is encoded by the exons atggacgccTACTGTAGGGAGATCAGGAAACTTGAAGCCAAGTTCTACGACCTCGAGTACCACCACGTCCCTAGGGACGACAACGTCGCAGCAGATGTCTCGTCGAAGCTCGGATCAAAGCGagtgttgacg cgAGTCCTCGTGCCAGCAAGTGTATTCGTCCAAGCCATCAACAGTCCTACAGTCAAAATAGAGGAGGAACCTCCCACAAAGCCCGACTTGGTCCCGGCCTTAGGGCAGCAAGTTCTAACTCTTGACACCGAGTGGCGCTCCCCCATCATTGACTTCATGAAGAACAACAAAAGCTACCCCAAAGGAAAGGAACATGAAAAGCTTGCACGTCGCTTGTGCAACTATGTCGTCATAGGATCCGAGTTGTTCAGGCACTCGGCATCCTCAGGAACCCTGTGCAAGTGCATCGCACAGGATGAAGGAGTCCGACTCCTCAGCGAGATCCACTCGGGCATCTACGGCAACCACGCAGGAGCCTCCACTCTTGTGGGCAAAGCCTTCCGATTAGGCTTCTACTGGCCTACGGCCCTGGCCGATGCCCGGAACCTCGTCAGGCGTTGTCCCAGGtgccagttcttctccaagacacAACACATCTCAGCTCAGGCCTTACGGACGATACCACCCTCCTGA